One Urocitellus parryii isolate mUroPar1 chromosome 9, mUroPar1.hap1, whole genome shotgun sequence DNA segment encodes these proteins:
- the Mia3 gene encoding transport and Golgi organization protein 1 homolog isoform X6, translated as MDSVPATVPSVTASPGDPELLGPLSVLYAALIAKLLELFTTLPDDTQPGTDFYGLPWKPVVFTVFFGIVSFVIFFWRTALAVKDRVYQVNEQQISKKVNNFMKENEELMQKLSNYEQKMKESKKQVQETLKQNMILSDEATKYKDKMKLLEKAKELLDERAKSLHVMLESEREQKAKNQDLIMENKKSIEKLKDVISVNTSELSELQIVLNEAKLREEKVKLECCQLQKENTMLKKKKEQLQQEVKDWSTSHAELSEQMKSFEKSQKDLQIALSHKDDTINALTDYITQLNRLQCESESEDQSRDGSDELTNGEVAGDRNEKIKDQIKQMMDVSRTQTTISVVEEDLKLLQLKLRASMSTKCNLEDQVKKLESDCNSLRSSKVGLEEECKTLRQKVEILNELYQQNEMALQKKLSQEEYERLEKEQRLSAADEKVVSAVQEVKNYKRRIEEMEEELQKTERSFKNQIAMHEKKAHDNWLKARSAERAIAEEKREAANLRQKLLEMTQKMAVRQDEPMIVKPMPGRPNLQNPPRRGPLSHNGSFGPSPVSGGECSPPLTAEPAGRPPSATLNRKDTPRNGFDPGCGPAHMNSSSRSSSPAKVTNEGKVHMAMKGPPPFSGVPFMGPPMGPPMGRPPPPPIRYGPPLQLGGPFGPRPIPPPFGPGMRPPIGFREYAPGVPPGKRDLPFDPRDFFPGPAPAPFRPLGSFGPREYFIPGAPLPPPTHGPQDYGPPPAAKDLMPSGFKDEPPPTPNSQSSEGCSQALKQGP; from the exons ATGGACTCAGTACCTGCCACTGTGCCTTCTGTCACTGCTTCCCCCGGGGACCCGGagctcctgggacccctgtcGGTGCTCTATGCAGCCCTCATAGCCAAGCTACTGGAG CTGTTTACTACATTGCCTGATGATACTCAACCTGGAACTGATTTTTATGGACTACCATGGAagcctgtagttttcactgttttctttgggattgtatcctttgtcattttcttttggagaactgcTCTTGCT gtaaAAGATAGAGTATATCaag tcaatgaacagcaaatttccaaaaaggtgaacaatttcatgaaagaaaatgaagaactaatgcagaaattgtcaaattatgaacagaag atgaaggaatcaaagaaacagGTCCAAGAGACCTTGAAACAAAATATGATTCTTTCTGATGAAGCAActaaatataag gataaaATGAAGCTTCTTGAAAAAGCTAAAGAACTTCTGGATGAGAGAGCTAAAAGTCTTCATGTTATGTTAGAatctgagagagaacagaaagCGAAGAATCAGGACTTG ataatggaaaataagaaatctatagagaagcttaaagatgtcatttcagTGAATACTTCTGAACTTTCAGAG CTTCAAATTGTCCTTAATGAAGCTAAGCTTCGTGAAGAGAAGGTGAAGTTGGAATGCTGtcagcttcagaaagaaaataccatgcttaagaagaagaaagagcag TTGCAGCAGGAAGTCAAAGACTGGAGCACATCACACGCTGAGCTCAGTGAACAAATGAAATCATTTGAGAAGTCCCAGAAAGATTTACAAATAGCTCTCAGTCACAAAGATGATACTATTAAT gcTTTGACTGATTACATCACACAGTTGAATCGGTTACAATGTGAATCTGAATCTGAGGATCAAAGTAGAGATGGGTCAGATGAATTAACCAATGGAGAGGTAGCAG gtgatcGGAACGAGAAGATCAAAGATCAAATTAAGCAGATGATGGATGTCTCTCGG ACACAAACTACAATATCAGTAGTTGAAGAGGATCTAAAACTTTTACAACTTAAGCTAAGAGCCTCGATGTCCACAAAATGTAATCTAGAAG ACCAagtaaagaaattagaaagtgacTGCAATTCACTACGGTCTTCTAAAGTTGGACTGGAAGAGGAATGCAAAACTCTTAGGCAGAAAGTggaaattttaaatgaactctACCAGCAAAATGAGATGGCATTACAAAa gaaactgaGCCAAGAAGAATATGAGAGACTAGAAAAAGAGCAGCGGCTGTCAGCTGCAGATGAAAAGGTGGTTTCCGCTGTACaggaagttaaaaattacaa GCGGAGAATtgaagagatggaagaagaatTACAAAAAACCGAGCGCTCATTTAAAAACCAG ATTGCTATGCATGAGAAGAAAGCTCATGATAATTGg ctCAAAGCTCGTTCTGCAGAAAGAGCTATagctgaagagaaaagggaagctgctaatttgagacagaa ACTATTGGAAATGACCCAAAAGATGGCAGTGCGGCAAGATGAACCCATGATTGTAAAACCTATGCCGGGAAGACCAAATTTACAAAATCCTCCTCGGAGAG gtccactgagccataatggcTCTTTTGGTCCATCCCCCGTGAGTGGTGGAGAATGTTCCCCTCCACTGACAGCAGAGCCAGCTGGGAGACCTCCTTCTGCTACTCTTAATCGAAAAGATACACCTAGAAATGGATTTG ACCCAGGATGTGGTCCAGCTCACATGAACAGCAGCTCCAGAAGTTCTTCTCCAGCTAAGGTGACGAATGAGGGCAAG GTTCATATGGCTATGAAAGGGCCCCCTCCTTTCTCAGGGGTACCCTTCATGGGCCCCCCTATGGGACCCCCGATGGGacggcctccaccacctcccattcgGTATGGACCGCCACTTCAGCTCGGTGGGCCTTTTGGGCCTCGGCCAATTCCTCCACCATTTG gtcctGGTATGCGTCCACCAATAGGCTTCAGAGAATATGCACCAGGTGTTCCACCTGGAAAACGGGATTTGCCTTTTGACCCtcgtgatttttttccaggaccCGCACCAGCACCATTTAGACCTTTAGGCTCATTTGGCCCAAGAGAGTACTTCATTCCTGGTGCCCCATTACCACCTCCAACTCATGGTCCCCAAGACTATGGGCCACCACCTGCTGCAAAAGACTTAATGCCTTCAGGCTTTAAAGATGAACCTCCACCTACACCTAATTCTCAGAGTAGTGAGGGCTGTTCACAGGCCTTAAAACAGGGCCCATAA
- the Mia3 gene encoding transport and Golgi organization protein 1 homolog isoform X5 yields the protein MDSVPATVPSVTASPGDPELLGPLSVLYAALIAKLLELFTTLPDDTQPGTDFYGLPWKPVVFTVFFGIVSFVIFFWRTALAVKDRVYQVNEQQISKKVNNFMKENEELMQKLSNYEQKMKESKKQVQETLKQNMILSDEATKYKDKMKLLEKAKELLDERAKSLHVMLESEREQKAKNQDLIMENKKSIEKLKDVISVNTSELSELQIVLNEAKLREEKVKLECCQLQKENTMLKKKKEQLQQEVKDWSTSHAELSEQMKSFEKSQKDLQIALSHKDDTINALTDYITQLNRLQCESESEDQSRDGSDELTNGEVAGDRNEKIKDQIKQMMDVSRTQTTISVVEEDLKLLQLKLRASMSTKCNLEDQVKKLESDCNSLRSSKVGLEEECKTLRQKVEILNELYQQNEMALQKKLSQEEYERLEKEQRLSAADEKVVSAVQEVKNYKRRIEEMEEELQKTERSFKNQIAMHEKKAHDNWLKARSAERAIAEEKREAANLRQKLLEMTQKMAVRQDEPMIVKPMPGRPNLQNPPRRGPLSHNGSFGPSPVSGGECSPPLTAEPAGRPPSATLNRKDTPRNGFDPGCGPAHMNSSSRSSSPAKVTNEGKQTVPQEPETPSVSTITSLTEHPVGVHMAMKGPPPFSGVPFMGPPMGPPMGRPPPPPIRYGPPLQLGGPFGPRPIPPPFGPGMRPPIGFREYAPGVPPGKRDLPFDPRDFFPGPAPAPFRPLGSFGPREYFIPGAPLPPPTHGPQDYGPPPAAKDLMPSGFKDEPPPTPNSQSSEGCSQALKQGP from the exons ATGGACTCAGTACCTGCCACTGTGCCTTCTGTCACTGCTTCCCCCGGGGACCCGGagctcctgggacccctgtcGGTGCTCTATGCAGCCCTCATAGCCAAGCTACTGGAG CTGTTTACTACATTGCCTGATGATACTCAACCTGGAACTGATTTTTATGGACTACCATGGAagcctgtagttttcactgttttctttgggattgtatcctttgtcattttcttttggagaactgcTCTTGCT gtaaAAGATAGAGTATATCaag tcaatgaacagcaaatttccaaaaaggtgaacaatttcatgaaagaaaatgaagaactaatgcagaaattgtcaaattatgaacagaag atgaaggaatcaaagaaacagGTCCAAGAGACCTTGAAACAAAATATGATTCTTTCTGATGAAGCAActaaatataag gataaaATGAAGCTTCTTGAAAAAGCTAAAGAACTTCTGGATGAGAGAGCTAAAAGTCTTCATGTTATGTTAGAatctgagagagaacagaaagCGAAGAATCAGGACTTG ataatggaaaataagaaatctatagagaagcttaaagatgtcatttcagTGAATACTTCTGAACTTTCAGAG CTTCAAATTGTCCTTAATGAAGCTAAGCTTCGTGAAGAGAAGGTGAAGTTGGAATGCTGtcagcttcagaaagaaaataccatgcttaagaagaagaaagagcag TTGCAGCAGGAAGTCAAAGACTGGAGCACATCACACGCTGAGCTCAGTGAACAAATGAAATCATTTGAGAAGTCCCAGAAAGATTTACAAATAGCTCTCAGTCACAAAGATGATACTATTAAT gcTTTGACTGATTACATCACACAGTTGAATCGGTTACAATGTGAATCTGAATCTGAGGATCAAAGTAGAGATGGGTCAGATGAATTAACCAATGGAGAGGTAGCAG gtgatcGGAACGAGAAGATCAAAGATCAAATTAAGCAGATGATGGATGTCTCTCGG ACACAAACTACAATATCAGTAGTTGAAGAGGATCTAAAACTTTTACAACTTAAGCTAAGAGCCTCGATGTCCACAAAATGTAATCTAGAAG ACCAagtaaagaaattagaaagtgacTGCAATTCACTACGGTCTTCTAAAGTTGGACTGGAAGAGGAATGCAAAACTCTTAGGCAGAAAGTggaaattttaaatgaactctACCAGCAAAATGAGATGGCATTACAAAa gaaactgaGCCAAGAAGAATATGAGAGACTAGAAAAAGAGCAGCGGCTGTCAGCTGCAGATGAAAAGGTGGTTTCCGCTGTACaggaagttaaaaattacaa GCGGAGAATtgaagagatggaagaagaatTACAAAAAACCGAGCGCTCATTTAAAAACCAG ATTGCTATGCATGAGAAGAAAGCTCATGATAATTGg ctCAAAGCTCGTTCTGCAGAAAGAGCTATagctgaagagaaaagggaagctgctaatttgagacagaa ACTATTGGAAATGACCCAAAAGATGGCAGTGCGGCAAGATGAACCCATGATTGTAAAACCTATGCCGGGAAGACCAAATTTACAAAATCCTCCTCGGAGAG gtccactgagccataatggcTCTTTTGGTCCATCCCCCGTGAGTGGTGGAGAATGTTCCCCTCCACTGACAGCAGAGCCAGCTGGGAGACCTCCTTCTGCTACTCTTAATCGAAAAGATACACCTAGAAATGGATTTG ACCCAGGATGTGGTCCAGCTCACATGAACAGCAGCTCCAGAAGTTCTTCTCCAGCTAAGGTGACGAATGAGGGCAAG caaactgttcCCCAAGAACCTGAGACCCCCTCAGTCTCCACCATTACTTCTTTGACTGAGCATCCAGTTGGA GTTCATATGGCTATGAAAGGGCCCCCTCCTTTCTCAGGGGTACCCTTCATGGGCCCCCCTATGGGACCCCCGATGGGacggcctccaccacctcccattcgGTATGGACCGCCACTTCAGCTCGGTGGGCCTTTTGGGCCTCGGCCAATTCCTCCACCATTTG gtcctGGTATGCGTCCACCAATAGGCTTCAGAGAATATGCACCAGGTGTTCCACCTGGAAAACGGGATTTGCCTTTTGACCCtcgtgatttttttccaggaccCGCACCAGCACCATTTAGACCTTTAGGCTCATTTGGCCCAAGAGAGTACTTCATTCCTGGTGCCCCATTACCACCTCCAACTCATGGTCCCCAAGACTATGGGCCACCACCTGCTGCAAAAGACTTAATGCCTTCAGGCTTTAAAGATGAACCTCCACCTACACCTAATTCTCAGAGTAGTGAGGGCTGTTCACAGGCCTTAAAACAGGGCCCATAA